One part of the Arabidopsis thaliana chromosome 4, partial sequence genome encodes these proteins:
- the KLCR1 gene encoding Tetratricopeptide repeat (TPR)-like superfamily protein (Tetratricopeptide repeat (TPR)-like superfamily protein; FUNCTIONS IN: binding; LOCATED IN: plasma membrane; EXPRESSED IN: 22 plant structures; EXPRESSED DURING: 13 growth stages; CONTAINS InterPro DOMAIN/s: Tetratricopeptide TPR-1 (InterPro:IPR001440), Tetratricopeptide-like helical (InterPro:IPR011990), Tetratricopeptide repeat-containing (InterPro:IPR013026), Tetratricopeptide repeat (InterPro:IPR019734); BEST Arabidopsis thaliana protein match is: Tetratricopeptide repeat (TPR)-like superfamily protein (TAIR:AT3G27960.1); Has 35333 Blast hits to 34131 proteins in 2444 species: Archae - 798; Bacteria - 22429; Metazoa - 974; Fungi - 991; Plants - 531; Viruses - 0; Other Eukaryotes - 9610 (source: NCBI BLink).), translating into MPAMPGLVSVKTPSDTPPLRVAVPDTQPLSNPPRTPMKKTPSSTPSRSKPSPNRSTGKKDSPTVSSSTAAVIDVDDPSLDNPDLGPFLLKLARDAIASGEGPNKALDYAIRATKSFERCCAAVAPPIPGGSDGGPVLDLAMSLHVLAAIYCSLGRFDEAVPPLERAIQVPDPTRGPDHSLAAFSGHMQLGDTLSMLGQIDRSIACYEEGLKIQIQTLGDTDPRVGETCRYLAEAYVQAMQFNKAEELCKKTLEIHRAHSEPASLEEAADRRLMAIICEAKGDYENALEHLVLASMAMIASGQESEVASIDVSIGNIYMSLCRFDEAVFSYQKALTVFKASKGETHPTVASVFVRLAELYHRTGKLRESKSYCENALRIYNKPVPGTTVEEIAGGLTEISAIYESVDEPEEALKLLQKSMKLLEDKPGQQSAIAGLEARMGVMYYTVGRYEDARNAFESAVTKLRAAGEKSAFFGVVLNQMGLACVQLFKIDEAGELFEEARGILEQERGPCDQDTLGVYSNLAATYDAMGR; encoded by the exons ATGCCAGCAATGCCAGGTCTCGTCTCAGTCAAAACTCCTTCCGATACACCGCCGCTACGTGTAGCCGTACCAGACACGCAACCTCTCTCAAACCCGCCGCGAACTCCGATGAAGAAAACCCCTTCCTCTACACCATCTCGATCCAAACCATCACCAAATAGATCCACCGGCAAAAAAGATTCCCCAACCGTATCCTCCTCCACCGCAGCCGTAATCGACGTCGACGATCCATCTCTAGATAATCCAGATCTCGGTCCTTTCCTTCTAAAATTAGCTCGTGACGCTATTGCTTCTGGTGAAGGTCCTAACAAAGCATTAGATTACGCGATCCGAGCAACTAAGTCCTTTGAGAGATGTTGCGCCGCCGTTGCTCCGCCTATTCCCGGTGGTAGCGATGGTGGACCTGTTCTTGATCTCGCTATGAGCCTTCATGTTCTCGCTGCTATTTACTGTAGTCTCGGCCGATTTGATGAAGCTGTACCACCTCTTGAACGAGCTATTCAAGTCCCTGATCCGACTCGTGGCCCTGACCACTCTCTCGCTGCGTTTTCTGGTCATATGCAACTTGGTGATACGTTGTCTATGCTTGGTCAGATTGATAGATCTATTGCTTGTTATGAAGAAGGTCTTAAGATCCAGATCCAGACTTTGGGTGATACTGATCCACGAGTTGGTGAAACTTGCAG GTACTTAGCAGAAGCATATGTTCAAGCAATGCAGTTCAATAAAGCGGAAGAGTTATGCAAGAAGACTCTAGAGATTCACCGAGCGCATAGTGAACCTGCTTCACTGGAGGAAGCAGCTGATAGGAGATTGATGGCAATTATCTGCGAGGCTAAAGGAGATTATGAAAACGCTCTTGAGCATCTTGTTCTTGCTAGTATGGCTATGATTGCGAGTGGACAAGAATCTGAGGTTGCATCGATTGATGTTAGTATTGGGAATATTTACATGTCGCTGTGCCGGTTTGATGAAGCTGTGTTTTCATATCAGAAGGCTCTTACTGTGTTTAAGGCTTCTAAAGGAGAGACTCATCCGACGGTTGCGTCAGTGTTTGTTAGATTGGCTGAGCTTTACCATAGAACAGGGAAACTTCGTGAGTCTAAGTCTTACTGTGAGAATGCGTTGAGGATATACAATAAGCCGGTGCCTGGGACAACTGTGGAGGAGATTGCTGGTGGATTAACTGAGATTTCTGCTATTTATGAGTCTGTAGATGAACCTGAGGAAGCATTGAAGCTACTTCAGAAGTCTATGAAATTGCTTGAGGATAAGCCAGGACAGCAGAGCGCCATTGCAG GGTTAGAGGCACGGATGGGAGTTATGTATTACACAGTGGGGAGGTACGAGGACGCAAGAAACGCGTTTGAGAGCGCTGTGACAAAGCTACGGGCAGCAGGTGAGAAATCTGCCTTCTTCGGTGTTGTATTAAACCAGATGGGACTAGCCTGCGTTCAGCTTTTCAAGATTGATGAAGCGGGTGAGCTGTTTGAAGAAGCAAGAGGTATTCTTGAACAAGAACGTGGACCGTGCGATCAGGACACTCTCGGTGTTTATAGCAATCTAGCTGCTACCTATGACGCTATGGGAAGGTAA
- the KLCR1 gene encoding Tetratricopeptide repeat (TPR)-like superfamily protein (Tetratricopeptide repeat (TPR)-like superfamily protein; FUNCTIONS IN: binding; LOCATED IN: plasma membrane; EXPRESSED IN: 22 plant structures; EXPRESSED DURING: 13 growth stages; CONTAINS InterPro DOMAIN/s: Tetratricopeptide TPR-1 (InterPro:IPR001440), Tetratricopeptide-like helical (InterPro:IPR011990), Tetratricopeptide repeat-containing (InterPro:IPR013026), Tetratricopeptide repeat (InterPro:IPR019734); BEST Arabidopsis thaliana protein match is: Tetratricopeptide repeat (TPR)-like superfamily protein (TAIR:AT3G27960.1); Has 1807 Blast hits to 1807 proteins in 277 species: Archae - 0; Bacteria - 0; Metazoa - 736; Fungi - 347; Plants - 385; Viruses - 0; Other Eukaryotes - 339 (source: NCBI BLink).), with protein sequence MPAMPGLVSVKTPSDTPPLRVAVPDTQPLSNPPRTPMKKTPSSTPSRSKPSPNRSTGKKDSPTVSSSTAAVIDVDDPSLDNPDLGPFLLKLARDAIASGEGPNKALDYAIRATKSFERCCAAVAPPIPGGSDGGPVLDLAMSLHVLAAIYCSLGRFDEAVPPLERAIQVPDPTRGPDHSLAAFSGHMQLGDTLSMLGQIDRSIACYEEGLKIQIQTLGDTDPRVGETCRYLAEAYVQAMQFNKAEELCKKTLEIHRAHSEPASLEEAADRRLMAIICEAKGDYENALEHLVLASMAMIASGQESEVASIDVSIGNIYMSLCRFDEAVFSYQKALTVFKASKGETHPTVASVFVRLAELYHRTGKLRESKSYCENALRIYNKPVPGTTVEEIAGGLTEISAIYESVDEPEEALKLLQKSMKLLEDKPGQQSAIAGLEARMGVMYYTVGRYEDARNAFESAVTKLRAAGEKSAFFGVVLNQMGLACVQLFKIDEAGELFEEARGILEQERGPCDQDTLGVYSNLAATYDAMGRIEDAIEILEQVLKLREEKLGTANPDFEDEKKRLAELLKEAGRSRNYKAKSLQNLIDPNARPPKKESSAKKWPSLGFKF encoded by the exons ATGCCAGCAATGCCAGGTCTCGTCTCAGTCAAAACTCCTTCCGATACACCGCCGCTACGTGTAGCCGTACCAGACACGCAACCTCTCTCAAACCCGCCGCGAACTCCGATGAAGAAAACCCCTTCCTCTACACCATCTCGATCCAAACCATCACCAAATAGATCCACCGGCAAAAAAGATTCCCCAACCGTATCCTCCTCCACCGCAGCCGTAATCGACGTCGACGATCCATCTCTAGATAATCCAGATCTCGGTCCTTTCCTTCTAAAATTAGCTCGTGACGCTATTGCTTCTGGTGAAGGTCCTAACAAAGCATTAGATTACGCGATCCGAGCAACTAAGTCCTTTGAGAGATGTTGCGCCGCCGTTGCTCCGCCTATTCCCGGTGGTAGCGATGGTGGACCTGTTCTTGATCTCGCTATGAGCCTTCATGTTCTCGCTGCTATTTACTGTAGTCTCGGCCGATTTGATGAAGCTGTACCACCTCTTGAACGAGCTATTCAAGTCCCTGATCCGACTCGTGGCCCTGACCACTCTCTCGCTGCGTTTTCTGGTCATATGCAACTTGGTGATACGTTGTCTATGCTTGGTCAGATTGATAGATCTATTGCTTGTTATGAAGAAGGTCTTAAGATCCAGATCCAGACTTTGGGTGATACTGATCCACGAGTTGGTGAAACTTGCAG GTACTTAGCAGAAGCATATGTTCAAGCAATGCAGTTCAATAAAGCGGAAGAGTTATGCAAGAAGACTCTAGAGATTCACCGAGCGCATAGTGAACCTGCTTCACTGGAGGAAGCAGCTGATAGGAGATTGATGGCAATTATCTGCGAGGCTAAAGGAGATTATGAAAACGCTCTTGAGCATCTTGTTCTTGCTAGTATGGCTATGATTGCGAGTGGACAAGAATCTGAGGTTGCATCGATTGATGTTAGTATTGGGAATATTTACATGTCGCTGTGCCGGTTTGATGAAGCTGTGTTTTCATATCAGAAGGCTCTTACTGTGTTTAAGGCTTCTAAAGGAGAGACTCATCCGACGGTTGCGTCAGTGTTTGTTAGATTGGCTGAGCTTTACCATAGAACAGGGAAACTTCGTGAGTCTAAGTCTTACTGTGAGAATGCGTTGAGGATATACAATAAGCCGGTGCCTGGGACAACTGTGGAGGAGATTGCTGGTGGATTAACTGAGATTTCTGCTATTTATGAGTCTGTAGATGAACCTGAGGAAGCATTGAAGCTACTTCAGAAGTCTATGAAATTGCTTGAGGATAAGCCAGGACAGCAGAGCGCCATTGCAG GGTTAGAGGCACGGATGGGAGTTATGTATTACACAGTGGGGAGGTACGAGGACGCAAGAAACGCGTTTGAGAGCGCTGTGACAAAGCTACGGGCAGCAGGTGAGAAATCTGCCTTCTTCGGTGTTGTATTAAACCAGATGGGACTAGCCTGCGTTCAGCTTTTCAAGATTGATGAAGCGGGTGAGCTGTTTGAAGAAGCAAGAGGTATTCTTGAACAAGAACGTGGACCGTGCGATCAGGACACTCTCGGTGTTTATAGCAATCTAGCTGCTACCTATGACGCTATGGGAAG GATAGAGGATGCGATTGAGATATTAGAGCAGGTTCTGAAGCTGAGAGAGGAAAAGCTCGGGACTGCGAATCCGGATTTTGAAGACGAGAAGAAACGTTTGGCCGAGCTTTTGAAGGAAGCTGGGCGGTCGCGGAACTACAAAGCCAAGTCGCTCCAGAATCTGATTGATCCAAATGCAAGACCTCCGAAGAAAGAGTCTTCTGCTAAGAAATGGCCCAGCCTCGGTTTCAAGTTCTGA